The Faecalibaculum rodentium genome segment CAGAGCTCGTCGATCACGGTCCCGGTTCCCGTGTCCTGGGCTGTGTCCTGGTCAAAATACCCCAGGTCCACCTGGTGCCCCCAGCGGAAGGTGCCCGAGAGGGGGGCCAGTTTCCCGGCTATGGTTTTCATGAACGTGGACTTTCCCGTCCCGTTGGGACCCACGATGCCCAGGCGCTCGCCTTTCATCAGCGTGAAGGTGGCATCGGCCAGAACCGATTCATACCCGGCCTGCAGGTGATCGGTTTCCAGCACCCGTTTGCCGCCGGGACGGGCACTGGTGAACCGTGCCTTCATGCGGCTGCGGTCACTTTTCGAGTCCTCGATGCGCTCCATGCGGTCGAGCTGTTTGATCTTGCTCTGCGCAAACGCCGCCTTGTTTTTCTTGTACCGGAACTTCTCGATGAGCGCCTCCATGTTCCGGATCTGTTCCTGCTGACGCATATAGGCATCGTGGTTTTTCTCCAGCCAGTCTTCCTTGGCCTTCACGAACTGCGTGTAGCTCCCGGGCCAGATCCGGACTTTCCCGAACTCGATTTCCGCGATTTCATCCACCACGTGGTCCAGGAACATCCGGTCGTGGCTGACAATGATCACCGCGCCCGGGTATCGCTTCACATATCCCTCCAGCCATTCGATGGACCCGATGTCCAGGTGGTTGGTGGGTTCATCCAGGAGCAGGACATCGGGTTTCGACAGGAGCAGCTTCACCAGGCCGATCCTGGTGCGCTGGCCGCTGGAGAACTCCGAAAGCTTTCGATCCAGGTCCTCTTCCGAAAACCCGAAGTGGTGAAACACCGTCTTCAGTTCCTTCTCATATTCATACCCGCCCTTTGCCTGGTATTCCGTCTGCAGGCGGTCGAATTTTTCCAGATTCGCCTCGCTGGGATCCGTTTCCAGCACCCGTGTCAATGTCTCCATGTCGCGTTCCAGCTGCTTCAGGGGCTCAAACACCTCCAGAAGCGCTTCATGCACGGTCCTGTCCAGGTCTGAAAAAGTGATCTGACTCAGGGTGCCGACCTGCACGTTTTTCGGCACGATCACCTGACCCCTGTCCAGGTCTTCCTCTCCGGCCATGA includes the following:
- the abc-f gene encoding ribosomal protection-like ABC-F family protein, giving the protein MKLQISDGYKSFGAFDILEGAGLQVKGSEKIGLVGRNGAGKTTLLRIMAGEEDLDRGQVIVPKNVQVGTLSQITFSDLDRTVHEALLEVFEPLKQLERDMETLTRVLETDPSEANLEKFDRLQTEYQAKGGYEYEKELKTVFHHFGFSEEDLDRKLSEFSSGQRTRIGLVKLLLSKPDVLLLDEPTNHLDIGSIEWLEGYVKRYPGAVIIVSHDRMFLDHVVDEIAEIEFGKVRIWPGSYTQFVKAKEDWLEKNHDAYMRQQEQIRNMEALIEKFRYKKNKAAFAQSKIKQLDRMERIEDSKSDRSRMKARFTSARPGGKRVLETDHLQAGYESVLADATFTLMKGERLGIVGPNGTGKSTFMKTIAGKLAPLSGTFRWGHQVDLGYFDQDTAQDTGTGTVIDELWDVAPNATQTEIRSTLASFLFTQDEVFKDISDISGGERVRLALAKLMLAHDNVLLLDEPTNHLDIPAREALEDSLKDYDGTVVFVSHDRMFLEKSATKILEIRDGKTTLFDGGYADYLEGRAEPVQEETRAAEKKPAAKASFQDQKALKNRIRKLEELIGQEEEKLEAMRELRYEPEYYQDYRKMEELDAQIDDQHNAIAALYREWEEKLAQVEEAEE